The sequence below is a genomic window from Dermacentor albipictus isolate Rhodes 1998 colony chromosome 2, USDA_Dalb.pri_finalv2, whole genome shotgun sequence.
TTCCCTTTCAtggtcatttgtgagcccaacacTCTATCATCCTTCCCACTATCAAGGTATTTACAAATTTGGTCACAGAAAGATTTCCACAAGCAAAGATCTGTTGTGCATTCGTCGTGACGTGATGTGCGCCCGACATATTGTCACGGAACATGTTTCTAATGAATGTATCTGCGTGACAGTAAGGCCTAACCAGCGCGTGTTTTCGATCGTTAGAGACTACATACCACCGAAATAAACTTGATCGCCTACACCTGAGTTCTGTCGTCCATTGGTGCCCTGGACCATATATAATCATCGGAGCCTTTGACGCCCATCACCCATTATGGGGCAGAGTTAAGACGAATAGACCGGAGGCAGAATTGGCAAACTTCATCCGTAAGGAAGGTTTCGCAAGCATTAATGACGATTCGCTTACATTCCCCCTAGGCCCGACATATAGCTCCTTAGACCTTAGACATATAGCTCCTTAGACCTTGCATTCATGTCCAGAAGCCTCCTACCCTTAACATCCCGGTGCACAGATCTGGCGACTTTTGGTAGCAACCACATATTTACGTATGTACAAGTGCAATGGTTCCTTCAAACTCCTGGACCTCGTATTCATTGTAGTAACTGGCGAAATTATCAGATATTGGTGGACAACGCCTGCTGAAACCAATCTTTGCCGCCTGATCTAGAACGTCATATTACCACAGCTCTTCATGACACAACAAGACTCATATGCGTATCGCTACCTAGAAGCTCCATCGAAATCGAGTATGAAAAACTATGAGCTGGGCGTCGTCGCGCTGGGAGGAAATACCGAAGAATGAAACTTACCTCAGACCGTGCTATCTGTCACCGAGCTCAACGACATGTCTGTTGGCACCTTGATAAACTGGGCACTAAGCGCTGGAGTTGATTTTGTACTTCCCTAGATCCTCGCAAGCAACTTTGTAAAATATGGCAGGTAATGCGCAACGTACGATTTGCCCCTCATGAAAAGTACCCATTCCGGTCTCTCACAGTGGTACAGTGTAGTGTGAGGTGTAGGTTGCGAAGGACTACTGCAATGTGATTGTGGCTGTAGGTTCTGGTCCACATTCAGCAATCGACCGACAAGCCCCACCGACCACATATAAGCGGCTTGACGTTATGTTCACGATGCAAGAACTAGACGCTGGGTTGGCTGTATCTCGAAGATCATCAGCGGCTTGACCAGATGGCGTCACATACACTGCGCAGTGCGTGCGGGAAGGCGCACGCACTCTCCTCCGCTCCCTCTTCCCTGCGCCGTGGAGCTCACGCACTGTGCCGCAGAAATTGAAAACCAGTCGTAGCGCTTCTgaagcacggcaaaacacctcatGCCATATCCTCCTACAGACCCATTGCCTTGGCATGCTGCGTGGGTAAGATCATGGAGAGAAAGGGGCTGACGATGCTAGAGCGGTTTCTCAAAAAATACAGCGCTTACCCACACATGATGAGAGTTTTCGCAAAGGAACATCCTCCACTGACAGCGTGATTGACTTGATGTCAACCGTCGAACAGGATAAGAAGCGTCAACGCTTGTAACGAGCACTCTTTCTGGACGTCAAAGGCGCATATGACATTGTCTTGCATGACGCCGTTCTTGACGCACTTGAGTAGCTAGGAATTGGAGGTAGGATGTTTCATTGCTTAATGAGCTACCTTACAGGCCATACCATATTTATGACGACGACATACGGGGAGACTAGTCGTCAATAAATCAAATGCGGCGCTCTTGAACGAGGCGTACTCAGCTCCCCGCTATTTAGTATCCATCTTATTGGACTCGCCAATATATTGCTAGAGACTATCAGCATGAGCCTGTGCGCTGAAGTTATCTGCATATGGGCTTCTGGTGTTTCGTGGCCATAACTTCGTGCAAGACTTCAACGTGCAGTGCGGGTCATATCGAAGTATTCGCCGCAGCGAGGTCCACAACTGGCGACTGCGAAGTGTGCGGCCCTTGCAATTACACGCAAGGCGATGCATCTCTACCCGATTACTATTAACTGCTGAGCCATACCGTACGTAACGCACCACAGCTTCCTAAGAGTGATAATAGAGCAAAACTTGGGCTGGTCTAAGCAAGTGTCGATGCTCAAGTCGAAATTAAGCATCTGCGTACACGTGCTTAAATATATAGCAGGCATCATTGCTCCAACTGCATGAAACACTTCATGTAGGCTACCTACAATACAGTTTACCTACCTTTACAAGCATTCGCCCCTGCTGCTTACGTAAATTGGAGAGCTTACAAGCTCAAGCACTGAGAACATGTCTTGGTTTGCCATGCTGCACTTCAACAAAGAGCGTGATTGCGGAAGCATGTGAACCTCTATCTCTCGTGCGAGCCTTTAAGGGTATGTCTTCGACTGTGACACCGCCATGCACGTGACCCTCTACTGACGATTTGCACTCTACGTTCAGACAGCATTTTCTCGTGACATCTTTCGCGTCATGAGAGCGTCCTTTCCTCAGGCTTTACTACGGCAAAAGGAGCGGCCGTAGGAGCCTGGACTTTCTCAAGACCTGCGGTGGCCCAATCTTTTCCTGGAGTCAGGACAAAATAATACATACACTCAAGTGGACTCAACCAATTTATTTGATCCCACATATGTGAAGAATATGCcgcttccatatatatatatatatacatattactTTGGTTTTGtgcagattgatttttagacccacccttcagctttccctctccaggtcagtcaccatgcattacaattggtcccctgagttactaagcaagacaatatcatcagcgaatcgctagttactaaggcattctccattaacttttaaccccaattcttcctaatctAGGTAtcttaatacctcctgtaaacacgctgtgaatagcattggagagatcgtatctccctgcctgacgcctttctttattgggattttgttgctttctttatggaggactacggtggctgtggagccgctatagatatctttaaatacttttacatacggctcgtctacaccctcattccgtaatgcctccatgactgctgaggtttcgactgaatcaaacgctttctcgtaatcaatgaaagctatatataagggttggttatattccgcacatttctctatcacctaattgatagtgtgaatatggtctattgttgagtagcctttacagaatcctgcgcggccttttggttgacagaagtccaaggtgttcctgattctgtttgcgattaccttagtaaacactttgtaggcaacggacagtaagctgatcgggctataattttgcaagtctttggcgtcccctttcttatgaattaggattatgttagcgttcttggtggtgatggtgcgtttggcaggcattctcaaaccatgaacagcaggttgccactatccctcaagagaaaagtgtataacagctgtgtcttaccagtactcacgtatggggcagaaacctggaggcttacgaaaagggttctgcttaaattgaggacgacgcaacgagctatggaaagaagaatgatgggtgtaacgttaagcgataaagaaagagcagattggatgagggaacaaacgtgggttaatgacatctaagttgaaatcaagaaaaagaaatgggcatgggcaggacatctaatgaggagggaagataaccgaaggtcattaagggttaggtactggactccaagggaagggaagcgtagcagggggcggcagaaagttaggtgggcggatgacattaagaagtttacagggaggacatggccacaattagtacatgtccAGGGTgggtggagaagtatgggagaggcctttgccctgcagtgggcgtagccaggctgatgatgctgatgctgatgatgacgatgatgtgtgtgtgtgtgtgtgtgtgtgcgaggaTATTGTAGCACTATTTTCACGAGTTGTGGAAAACACAGCGTTTTGATGTTAATGTACCCTTTTGCAGTCTATAGCCGTTAGATGACCCGCTCTAAAAGGGGTACTACACGAATTCCCTGGAATAATAATTTTTATTCAGAGGCATTTCTTGTGTACTTATGGCGTCCAGCGGTGAGTGATCTGCTAGATGGATTACGTAAATAATTGGTAGTCCGTCAGGTCAATTCAAGCAAGTCTGTTTAGGGTTCCGACAGTTAGGTCGAAACCTTTTCTTGGTTTCCTTCTTCGCGTGGGGCAAGCAGGTGTGTCGCGTGCTTAGAATTAAGGAAATGTACAGTGCATGAGCCAAGATCAAAGCCATCCGCTTCTAAGCAACATTCGCTCTTTTGTGTTCATGCAGATCCAGCAAACTGGCTTATGTGGCATTAgcgaggggaaggggaagagaggtGCACAATTTTTGTTAGTCACACTTAACCATACAAAGCCAGGAAAAGCAGATAGACAAGaagttatttgtttttgtttacttgaaatggGAAGAAATTGCAATGTGAGGTGAAATGAAAGTGGGCGGAAAGCAACTTACCGGCGATGCAAATTGCTTTTACGTCATCATCTGCAAATTATTATACAAAACGGCATTTCACCCAACAAAACAGAAGTGAATTCTCGTATTCGAGCAATAAGTCACAGCTCCGTACTCGCACAGATACGATTTGCTCTTTGTATCCCTAAATCATATTCAGATGGTAATGTAAGACCTCATGATATTTAATGGTTTTATTATACACGTGGAACACCTCCATTATTAGGAGCTTGAATGTTACTGGAGGTCTTAAGTTCTTGCTGCACTATAACTGTTTCACAGAAACGCCACAATTGCGGCGCTTGTTAAGCCAATGCTTGAAAACTTCATATGTTGAAGCTACAAGAGAATTTATAGCATGTTTCACTCTTATAAGCATCTCTGCTTGCGGTAACAGTGGATGACGGCTGCACGTTGTATAAAACACTTTCACTTTCACGCCGCATGCAGGGCTCCGCTCGAAGCAGATTGGCGAACAGTCCATCGAAGAAGTCGCCGCATTCTGTATGGACCCTCCTAGGCGTCGCCATTTTCACCGTTATATTCGCTGGCGTCCTTTTAGCTGTCATGTGGCGCATCATTGCCCTTTTCAAAGTGGAGCACCGGCCTGCCTCTGAGGCCATCCTACACAAAGGCAACGCCAGCTCGAGAAGCCCGCGATCCAGGGCCGATGCAGTCACCGCCGTCGCCGAGGCCTACTCCGCCCTCGTTCGAGACGCCGTTGACAGAAGTGGGGACCCGTGCGACAATTTCTACAGGTTCGCCTGCGGTTCGTGGACACAGAATCATCCCGAAACATCTTCGCGCGTCGATAACCTTGTTTCCTTCATCGGTGCAGCTTTGTCGAGGATGGGCGAAGCCAACGCCAGGAATAAGGAACGAGATCCGATAAGCAAGGCTGTCGGCTACATGAAGGCATGTCTCGCTCCTGAAGAATCCACAGCCGTTGCTGACCTGAGGGCTGTGTTGGCTGAAGCGGGACTGACGTGGCCAGACAAGAGTGAAGGCTCGGACTTTCTGTCTGCCGTGTTTTTCATGGCGAGACGCCTGGCATTGCCGGTATTCTTCGACATCGACGTGCGGCTGCAGCGTGAGCGAGGTGGACGTCGCGTACTGGCGTTTCCCTTGGATCTGATCTTCCAGTCGACCTTGAAAAGACTTTGCAACATGATCGCGTCTCTGCACGTGGTGTCCTACCTACGCGTCGCTTACGAAGCACTGGCAGGAAGCAGCGTCAACGAGACTCGCTTCTCAGAGTTCGTGGAGCTTCTTGCCAACGCAACCGACGTCTTCGACGTGTACCTGCGATCCACCGACAAGGAGGAGGTTATGCGGAACGTGACGTTAGTTTTCCAGATCGCAACGCCGTTAATCACGGAAGGCAAATGGAACGCGGTCCTTGAGCAGTATCTGAGGACTTCCACATCTGACGTGGTCTCGCTTATCGTCTTTGACTTTAAGTCGTTTGCTGCGGTGTTTAGCCTTCTCAAGAGTCTCGGAGAAGCCGCAGCCACAGACCTAATGGGCTTTCTAGCTTTCCAGGCGGCCATCTTTTATACAAATACTAGGATACGAGGCAGCTTTTTCGGGTCGCTGGAGGAAGCCACTAGACAACAGAAACTAATCTGTTTCAAGGAGACATATGGGCTCTTCCAGCACGCCGTCAACAACTTCCTCCTCAACGGCGCCGAAGAGCAGGTGAAAGAGATCGTCGGCGTCGCACGCAGAGTGAGGAGCACGTTTTTTGAGACTCTTCACCGGAACCGCCCGCTATACGGTGATCATCCTCAGCTGCACTCCGTTGACGGCACCTTTAACGCGACGTTCGCTCTCCTGGACGCGTTCAGTATTGACACAAACTGGTCAATGTACGAATCCTACCCCAGCGTGAGTCTCGGTCGTCCTCTGCTAAATCACATCTCCTTCGCAGAGCATCTGACACAAGTTCAGGCACGCGTAGAGATGGTTTTGGACTTAGCAGCATCCAATGAAGTCCGTCGTCGCCCATGGCACTTCGACGACGACTTTTCTGTCGCGCGCGGAAGTTTTGTTCTCACCCCGTACCATCTGCATTTTCCGTGGTACACCGACAAGGCATCGCGATCAGTTTTATATGCAGGGATCGGTTCTCGCTTGGCGGCGACACTGTTCTTTCACTGCCTGCAGAGAAGTTCCACGTGTCGCACCGTCCTAGCCGATCACCGCAGCTGCCTGGCGACGAATGGGGCCGG
It includes:
- the LOC135895830 gene encoding neprilysin-1-like, which encodes MILSHTQKKTMKKMADADPLGSRSPKLQEEKVPAERRSKGKSSSQKGAYSPKSPGYRSPGQKTLPTPTRDSAAKSRAPVDKGGPKSPKLTGSPKGTPRLQIGSPQVLGHQTPAAAVSAKPAISGRPTVKPAGPLLVKSSPIVGDSQQNPVVPLPKKSGTHGAKSDASSPTQKAFSSGIGTSAEPGGKVQNEASRKRSVVPKPTSPPSTGGSPIPGGSARDPGSPRLVGSPASEGSTPLEQLVKLGGDLSPAAKPHSPKLEAPKRRQDSPKSTPTSPKPEAGSPKAELDKTPEPGSPSPKSGTHRRPTLSLKDPRLQHFWRAFRGQLQREKQSGSPADKSPNNISPKRSPKLSMVEAAAAAAGFPTRRRLQPTAAEKPSGSSSPASASPSKVVSPSQSKRGSPSRSAKAGQRRSRSLSRVRKWQTPTNSEFASSLIHYGSARSRLANSPSKKSPHSVWTLLGVAIFTVIFAGVLLAVMWRIIALFKVEHRPASEAILHKGNASSRSPRSRADAVTAVAEAYSALVRDAVDRSGDPCDNFYRFACGSWTQNHPETSSRVDNLVSFIGAALSRMGEANARNKERDPISKAVGYMKACLAPEESTAVADLRAVLAEAGLTWPDKSEGSDFLSAVFFMARRLALPVFFDIDVRLQRERGGRRVLAFPLDLIFQSTLKRLCNMIASLHVVSYLRVAYEALAGSSVNETRFSEFVELLANATDVFDVYLRSTDKEEVMRNVTLVFQIATPLITEGKWNAVLEQYLRTSTSDVVSLIVFDFKSFAAVFSLLKSLGEAAATDLMGFLAFQAAIFYTNTRIRGSFFGSLEEATRQQKLICFKETYGLFQHAVNNFLLNGAEEQVKEIVGVARRVRSTFFETLHRNRPLYGDHPQLHSVDGTFNATFALLDAFSIDTNWSMYESYPSVSLGRPLLNHISFAEHLTQVQARVEMVLDLAASNEVRRRPWHFDDDFSVARGSFVLTPYHLHFPWYTDKASRSVLYAGIGSRLAATLFFHCLQRSSTCRTVLADHRSCLATNGAGYRRTFGEELQAALAGITVAWRAFQDDVSNATEHADKASSPMEADGLFFSFGCYFFCGEDGGEELCNAPLKHSADFARVFECGRHSPMNPERKCAIFA